Proteins encoded by one window of Mycolicibacterium sp. ND9-15:
- a CDS encoding MOSC domain-containing protein produces the protein MLGEQCDSIRIGPLGVDGDRRYAVIDEATGRVATAKHPRLWRALLQCASATGDDGVVVTLPDDREVAVIEAGGPLSDLLGRAVRLTDERVAGAVLERSDPLEVLARGIDAEFDPVLLELGQGAPGGAFVDHSPVHLISTATLDAIGVDRAEAIRYRPNVVIETADGTAPFLENDWVGAEIHVGQAVLRGTFPTPRCAVPTLEHGAMQRRPDAVRYLLEHNRAEVPDSGALPCAGLYAEVVTAGAVGTGDEVRIR, from the coding sequence ATGCTCGGGGAGCAGTGCGACTCCATCCGGATCGGCCCGCTGGGCGTGGACGGTGACCGCCGGTACGCCGTCATTGACGAGGCGACCGGGCGCGTCGCAACCGCCAAGCACCCCAGGCTGTGGAGGGCCCTGCTGCAGTGCGCGTCGGCCACGGGCGATGACGGTGTCGTGGTGACGCTGCCCGACGACCGTGAGGTGGCGGTCATCGAAGCGGGCGGACCGTTGTCGGACCTGCTCGGACGCGCGGTGCGTCTCACCGACGAGCGGGTCGCGGGCGCCGTGCTCGAGCGCTCCGACCCGCTCGAGGTGCTGGCCCGCGGAATCGACGCCGAGTTCGACCCCGTACTGCTCGAACTCGGGCAGGGTGCACCCGGCGGCGCCTTCGTCGACCATTCGCCGGTGCACCTGATCAGCACGGCCACGCTGGACGCGATCGGCGTCGACCGCGCCGAGGCGATCAGGTACCGGCCGAACGTCGTCATCGAAACCGCGGACGGCACTGCGCCGTTCCTCGAGAACGACTGGGTGGGGGCGGAGATCCACGTCGGCCAAGCCGTGCTGCGTGGCACGTTTCCAACCCCGCGCTGCGCCGTTCCCACCCTCGAACACGGTGCTATGCAACGACGTCCGGATGCTGTGCGGTATCTGCTCGAGCACAACCGGGCCGAGGTTCCCGATTCCGGAGCCTTGCCTTGCGCGGGCCTGTACGCCGAGGTCGTCACCGCCGGCGCGGTCGGCACCGGCGACGAGGTACGAATCAGGTAA
- a CDS encoding SDR family oxidoreductase, with protein MTNPSTHRKAVFITGAAAGIGRATALTFARNGFVVGGYDIDEVGLKTLADEIDQLGGTCHTGHLDVTDPDEMAQRVGEFAGAAGDRLDVMINNAGILRAGRFEEMDVAGHHKEIDINAKGVVNGLYAAFPYLRKTPDSVVVNLASASSIYGQAELANYSATKFFVRGITEALDIEWNRYGIRVIAMWPLYVQTAMTDDIKTGTTESLGIRLTAQDIADAIVKATEPSWLRRAIHQVHFPVGSQTKVMTLSSRFSPGWLTRYANKKLSQS; from the coding sequence ATGACGAACCCCTCGACACACCGCAAGGCCGTCTTCATCACCGGCGCCGCCGCCGGCATCGGCCGCGCCACCGCGCTGACATTCGCCCGCAACGGGTTCGTCGTCGGCGGCTACGACATCGACGAGGTCGGTCTGAAGACCCTCGCCGACGAGATCGACCAACTGGGCGGCACCTGCCACACCGGCCACCTCGACGTCACCGACCCCGACGAGATGGCGCAACGGGTGGGCGAATTCGCCGGGGCCGCCGGTGACCGACTCGATGTGATGATCAACAACGCCGGCATCCTGCGCGCCGGCCGGTTCGAGGAGATGGACGTCGCAGGCCATCACAAGGAGATCGACATCAACGCCAAGGGCGTGGTCAACGGCCTCTACGCAGCATTCCCCTACTTGCGTAAGACCCCGGACTCGGTCGTCGTCAACCTTGCCTCCGCTTCGTCGATCTACGGCCAGGCCGAATTGGCCAACTACAGCGCGACCAAGTTCTTCGTCCGCGGAATCACCGAGGCGCTCGACATCGAGTGGAACCGCTACGGCATCCGGGTCATCGCGATGTGGCCGCTGTACGTGCAGACCGCGATGACCGACGACATCAAGACCGGCACGACCGAATCGCTCGGGATCCGTCTGACGGCCCAGGACATCGCCGACGCGATCGTGAAAGCCACCGAACCGTCCTGGCTGCGCCGCGCCATCCATCAGGTGCACTTCCCGGTCGGATCGCAGACCAAGGTGATGACCCTCAGTTCCCGGTTCTCCCCGGGCTGGTTGACCCGCTACGCCAACAAGAAGCTGTCGCAGTCCTGA